Genomic window (SAR202 cluster bacterium):
AAGGCCAATTAATTGCGAGTGAAATTGAAGAGTTAGGTGCAAATACTTTTCTTATTGATGGTGCAACACGTATTGAAGACATATCAGAAACGATTGACCTTACTATTCCAGATGGAGATTATGAAACTATGGCAGGTTTTGTATTATACAATTTAGGAAATATCCCAAGCATAGGTGATTCATTTATGTATGAATACTATCGTTTTGAAATTACTGAAATGAAAAATGTACGTATCGAACAAATAAAAATTACTAAAACCAGAATAATTAAAAATCTAAAATAGTTGCTAAATTATGTGTGAGAATCTGGTATGAAGATTGTTGAAGAAGTTAAAAATGTATTGTATCAATGTAATTTATCCAATAATAGAAACCAAAAATTAGTAGTGGCAGTTTCTGGTGGGCCTGATTCTATTTGTCTATTAGATTCACTTATAAAAATTTCTACCGATATCCCCTTCAAAATTCATGTTGTTCATATCAATCATAAAATACGTAAAAAAGAAAGTGATATCGATGAAAAATATGTAGAAAATTATTGTAAAAAATTCAATATTATATTTCACTCAGAATCTATAGATATACCAATAATTGCAAAAAACCTTAAACAATCCATAGAAACAACAGCAAGAACTCTGAGATATGAAAAACTGTTTGAGTATTGCAAAAGTATTAAGTCTAATTTTCTTTTAACAGCTCATAATGCAAATGATTCAGTAGAAACTATCATGATGAACTTTATAAGAGGTAGTGGATTGCGAGGTCTTAAAGGTATTGTTTTAGAACGTGAGGTCGATGGCATTAAATTAATCCGGCCTTTAATTAATATCCAAAGGAAGGATATAGAATCATACCTAAATCAAAATCATATTAAGCCTCGAATCGATTCTTCTAATGATGACGTCCAATACACAAGAAATAATATCAGAAAAAATACTCTACCAATATTAGAAAAACTAAACCCTGGCTTACATGAAAATTTACTGCAATTATCAAAAATCTCTTTCGAAATTGATAATTATTTTCAAGAAAAAATTAAATTCCATCTAAAAAACTTAATAATATCTTCAAATACCAATAGTTTGAAATGTAAAAACTTAGTAATCGATCGAAATTACTTTAATAACTTAGAAAAAATAATACAAAGTTACTTGGTCGATAAATTATTTACTATGGTAACGAATTTATCAGCTAACCACCTGAATTATCAGTTAATACAAAACGCGATACAATTAATCAAAAATAAGTCTAGCAGAAAACTAACCCTGCCGCAGAATATAATTCTTGAAGTAGATTATACAACCGCTTCTTTTTACGAAAATAATCAAGACACTATTCACTCAGATCTTAATCCTTCTGCCATCAGACTTGACGGATCTATTACAAAATTTGATAACTGGAAACTCCATACGGAAAAAATTGAAAATATAAATTCCACTCAGAAAATAGAACAAATTATTAATCTCGCTAAAGAAAAACACTACGAAGGATATTTTGACTACGATAGTGTAGGAAGTAATTTATTTATACGTTATAGAAACATAGGTGATAAGTTTGAACCAATCGGTTTGGCAGGACATCAATCATTAAAAAAATTCATGTCAAAT
Coding sequences:
- the tilS gene encoding tRNA lysidine(34) synthetase TilS, encoding MKIVEEVKNVLYQCNLSNNRNQKLVVAVSGGPDSICLLDSLIKISTDIPFKIHVVHINHKIRKKESDIDEKYVENYCKKFNIIFHSESIDIPIIAKNLKQSIETTARTLRYEKLFEYCKSIKSNFLLTAHNANDSVETIMMNFIRGSGLRGLKGIVLEREVDGIKLIRPLINIQRKDIESYLNQNHIKPRIDSSNDDVQYTRNNIRKNTLPILEKLNPGLHENLLQLSKISFEIDNYFQEKIKFHLKNLIISSNTNSLKCKNLVIDRNYFNNLEKIIQSYLVDKLFTMVTNLSANHLNYQLIQNAIQLIKNKSSRKLTLPQNIILEVDYTTASFYENNQDTIHSDLNPSAIRLDGSITKFDNWKLHTEKIENINSTQKIEQIINLAKEKHYEGYFDYDSVGSNLFIRYRNIGDKFEPIGLAGHQSLKKFMSNRHIPISQRNTTPIITNGSKILWVIPYQTSEFARITHDTTTILKISAINE